The genomic interval AGGAATTTTATTGATATTACAGAGATGCTAAACAGGAATCCGGAGGATCTGGTAAAATATTTTACAAAGGAATTCGGGATAGGAGCTTCCGTAGCCGGCAGGCGGCTTATTATCAATAGAAAACTCAGGGAAGAAGAGATCAGGGAAAAATTGAATGCCTATATGGCTACATATGTACTCTGCTATGAATGTTCCTCGCCGGATACTACAATAGAGAAAGTTGGCAGGACATACCTTCTCGTATGTAAGGCGTGCGGTGCAGAGCATCCAATTAAAGCTTCAAGGGAAATTAAGGAAAACGAAGACCAGCTTACTGAAGGAAAAACCTACACAGTCCAGATCACAGAAATTGGCAAATCCGGAGAAGGGCATGCATTTTATGGTGATTTCACAATATATGTGCCGGGAACAAAGAAGGGAGAACGCCCAAAAGTATTGATCAAGAAAATCAGGAAAAATATAGCAATAGGGGAAGTCGTAAAATAATGGACAAAATAATTCTGGATACCAATATATTGATTTATGCAATTCAAAACAAAATTGATCTTGAAAATGGCATAATGTCAATAACCCCGAGGATGGAGCCACTTATCCCCGCATGCGTTCTGGCCGAATTGCGTGGGCTGGCAACAACAAAATGGTATGCAAAGGCAGCCTTGAAATATAGTGAAAGGTTTAAAAACATAGAATCCCGTGGTGAAGGAGATTTCTGCATAATGGTGGTTGCTAAATCATTAAATGCCGCGGTTCTTACAAACGACAGGCGTTTTCGCAAAATATTGAAAAATAAGGGAATTCCGTGTGTTACAATGGGCAACCAGAATAACCTTCAGTTTTATTGATTCCTATAGCCATTAAAAATATTATAAATATTATAGAGATATACCCATACATGGATTATAACTTATACAATACAATAAAGATACTTAAAAAGCTCTCCGGTTCAGGCAATACAGTATATATTTCATCAGGCGAACTTGCTGAGGAACTCGGTGTTAGCCAGCAAACATCATCACGGTTTATTATAGAACTGGCTGATAAAAAATATATCGAAAGGACATTGCAGAACAGGAAACAGAAGATTACATTGCTGGAGCCCTCCCTTGATCTGCTATATTCGGAATTAAACCAGCTCAATTCCATTCTTGAGATGCGGCAGGAATTTAATTTAAAAGGAGAGATACAGAGTGGATTGGGAGAGGGAAAATATTACATTTCCCAGGAAGGTTACATGGCCCAATTTCTCGACAAATTAGGAATTTCGCCATACCCTGGCACATTGAATATAAAAATTTTTCCTGAATATGAAAACGTTCTGAGAAGGATACGCAGTGCCGATGGAATACATATAGGTGGATTTAAAGATAAGGAAAGGACATTCGGCGGGGTAAAATGTTTCTCAGGGAGAATCGATGGTACCGGGGCATGGCTAATTTTCCCTGAAAGAAGCAATTATACCGATATTGTTGAGATCATTTCGGATAAGTTCCTTCGAAAAGATTTAAAACTTCAGGATGGGGATGAATTAAATATCAGGGTAGCACTTGATCACTGAATAATATGAAAGCTGTAGCATTATTTTCCGGCGGCAAGGATTCGTTTTTGTCGGCCATGATGGCCGTGGAACAGGGATATGAAATTATCTACGGGGTAACAGTTGTTCCTGAAGAGTATTCAATGATGTTCCACTATCCAAACTCGAAGATATCAGAATATGCCGCTTCACTTCTTGGTTTCAGCATTAAATATATCAACGAAAAGGATTACAGGAGCTACCTTGGAGAAATATGCAGGAATGGCATTGATGCCATAATAACTGGTGCCATAGCTTCAGATTACCAGAAAACCAGAATAGAAAGAGCATGCTATGATACCGATACTATCATATACTCCCCCCTGTGGAGAAAAAATCAGGAATATATCATAGACCAGTTAATTTTGCGCGATATACGGGCTATGATTGTATCTGTATCAGCCGAAGGGTTGGGAGAAGGTGACCTTGGCGCTACAATTGATAGAGATTATTTCCAGCATCTAAAATATATTAATGGAAAATATGGAATAAATATAGCTGGCGAGGGCGGGGAATATGAAACTTTTGTCTACGGGCTTGGAAACATGGAAATACATGGCCTTAAGAAAGAAAAAATATGGAAAAATTCAGGAGGATATATGATTCTCAGCACCTGATGCCGTGATGATAAAATTGTACCGGGTCAATGGCTTTATAACACATTTATTCATAATTACATTGAAACCGAAATAGATGCAATTATACGGAGGAGCCACATTTTATTATACAATTAATATCTGTGTGCCAGGTTATAACCCTTTAAGTTTTATTGTTAATAATATATACAATTATTTTTAATTTACTATATATTATTAATTATCTCTTCTCCAGACATCTCTTTCTTGCAGTAAACACATTTAATTGTTAATGGGTCAGCATTCACAGTCATAAACTCGGATTTTACTGGTTCACCAGCATTTGTTATACAGTTCTGGTTTGCACATTTAACTATGCCTTTAAACACCTGTGGCATATCAAGCTTGAACTTCTCTATGATTTCATAATTCTTAATTATGCTAATAGTGGCTTCATTTGCTATGAGTGCTATTTTGTCCAGTTCAAGTTTTTCAAGGAATTTATTTTCTATTTTTATGACATCTTTATAGGCAAGCTTCCCACTGGTGACCCTGATGCCAATACTTATAGAATTTGACTCGTCAATGCCAAGAATGGCAAGGACTTTCAGGGCTTTCCCGGCGGCTATATGGTCTATTACTGTCCCATCCTTTATTTTTGATATTTTTAACGTTTTATCCATTTTATTCACCTGCTATCATAGAAATTATAGCCATCCTAACAGGTACCCCATAATATGCCTGCTTGAAATATCTTGCAGCAGGAGTATTATCTACCTCTGAGGAGATTTCGTCTACCCTTGGAAGGGGGTGCATTATAATAGCTCCCTTCTTTAACTTATTCACATCACTTACAGTTATTTTATATGAACCGATAAGCCGTGCGTATTCATTCTTATCCGTAAACCGCTCTTTCTGTATCCTTGTAACATAAAGTATGTCGGTTTCCCCGAGATATTTAGTAATGTCAGTTGAAATATTCATATTTAGCCTGCCCTTTACGTCATTGTATACATGTTTCGGTATTGCAAGATTTTCCGGAGAGACAAGGTTAACAGTGACATTATACCTCGAGAGGGCAGAGAGCAGTGAATGAACTGTCCTGCCATATTTAAGGTCACCAATAATAGTTATGGTTTTGCCGTCTATGGAACCGAATTCTTTCCTTATTGTATAAAGATCAATAAGGGTCTGTGTGGGATGCTCACCAGAACCATCTCCTGCGTTGATTATGGGCTTTGATGAGAATCTGGATGCAAGAAATGCAGCTCCTTCAAGAGGGTGCCTGATTACAATAAGATCGGAATAGGATTCCACTATTCTTATAGTATCCGCAAGTGTTTCTCCCTTTGAAGTCGAGGACGTTTTTGAATCAGCCATGCTGATTACTGAACCTCCAAGCCGTTCCATTGCTGATTCAAAGGATAGCCGC from Ferroplasma acidiphilum carries:
- a CDS encoding DUF120 domain-containing protein; translation: MDYNLYNTIKILKKLSGSGNTVYISSGELAEELGVSQQTSSRFIIELADKKYIERTLQNRKQKITLLEPSLDLLYSELNQLNSILEMRQEFNLKGEIQSGLGEGKYYISQEGYMAQFLDKLGISPYPGTLNIKIFPEYENVLRRIRSADGIHIGGFKDKERTFGGVKCFSGRIDGTGAWLIFPERSNYTDIVEIISDKFLRKDLKLQDGDELNIRVALDH
- the pyrB gene encoding aspartate carbamoyltransferase, coding for MLKNRSIISISDLDGEDINEVFSRADKMLENIESGKKINVMSSKILATLFYEPSTRTRLSFESAMERLGGSVISMADSKTSSTSKGETLADTIRIVESYSDLIVIRHPLEGAAFLASRFSSKPIINAGDGSGEHPTQTLIDLYTIRKEFGSIDGKTITIIGDLKYGRTVHSLLSALSRYNVTVNLVSPENLAIPKHVYNDVKGRLNMNISTDITKYLGETDILYVTRIQKERFTDKNEYARLIGSYKITVSDVNKLKKGAIIMHPLPRVDEISSEVDNTPAARYFKQAYYGVPVRMAIISMIAGE
- a CDS encoding type II toxin-antitoxin system VapC family toxin, with translation MDKIILDTNILIYAIQNKIDLENGIMSITPRMEPLIPACVLAELRGLATTKWYAKAALKYSERFKNIESRGEGDFCIMVVAKSLNAAVLTNDRRFRKILKNKGIPCVTMGNQNNLQFY
- the pyrI gene encoding aspartate carbamoyltransferase regulatory subunit, with protein sequence MDKTLKISKIKDGTVIDHIAAGKALKVLAILGIDESNSISIGIRVTSGKLAYKDVIKIENKFLEKLELDKIALIANEATISIIKNYEIIEKFKLDMPQVFKGIVKCANQNCITNAGEPVKSEFMTVNADPLTIKCVYCKKEMSGEEIINNI
- a CDS encoding diphthine--ammonia ligase — encoded protein: MKAVALFSGGKDSFLSAMMAVEQGYEIIYGVTVVPEEYSMMFHYPNSKISEYAASLLGFSIKYINEKDYRSYLGEICRNGIDAIITGAIASDYQKTRIERACYDTDTIIYSPLWRKNQEYIIDQLILRDIRAMIVSVSAEGLGEGDLGATIDRDYFQHLKYINGKYGINIAGEGGEYETFVYGLGNMEIHGLKKEKIWKNSGGYMILST
- a CDS encoding translation initiation factor IF-2 subunit beta — its product is MEFDYNKLLKDASGVLSSKNRTEDRLKVPEPEIIYEGKSTIIRNFIDITEMLNRNPEDLVKYFTKEFGIGASVAGRRLIINRKLREEEIREKLNAYMATYVLCYECSSPDTTIEKVGRTYLLVCKACGAEHPIKASREIKENEDQLTEGKTYTVQITEIGKSGEGHAFYGDFTIYVPGTKKGERPKVLIKKIRKNIAIGEVVK